Below is a window of Lacibacter sp. H407 DNA.
GCCATTTATTTTCACCGGAAAAAAAGATCGTTGCTTCTGCCAATTGATCAATGTTTGCTTTCCCCTCGAGATGATGCATGAAGAACGGCAATTCAATTTCGTTTTGATAATAAGTTGATGTGTTGCTGCCAAATTTTACATTGCCTAAACTGCTACCATCGGCCCTGCTCCATTGGCCATGATGCCAAGGGCCCATTACGATCCGGTTATTATTCTTTGCTTTCTTTTCAATGGCTTCATAAGTACGCCATGCACCATACGTATCCTCTGCATCAAACAAACCGCCCACAACCAATGTTGCGGTATGCGATGGAACGTTTTGTACAAAGTTGCGAACGTTCCGTGCTTTCCACCACTCATCCAGATTCGGATGTTTGTACATCTCCTGCCAGAATGCAATACTGTCGCCGATCAACTCTGCTAATTTTTTTGTAGAGCCTGCTTCTAAATAAAATTTATACGCATCTCTTGTCGGGAATTGAAAACCGGGTGAGCCAACTGTTGTTGGTTTCGGACGTGGTTTGCCAAATGATGAATAAAACGAAAAGCCATCCATTTGAAAGAATGCACCGTTGTGATGAAAATCATCGCCCATGAACCAATCGGTAACCGGTGCCTGCGGACTAACGGCCACGAGTGAAGGATGATTACTCAATGCAGCCATGGTTGAATAAAAACCGGGATACGATATGCCGAAGATGCCCACCTTTTTATTGTTGTTCGGAAGATTTTTTACGAGCCAGTCAATTGCATCGTATGTATCACTCGCTTCATCAAATTCGGTTCCTTTCTTGTTTGGGTTGTAAGGACGCACATCTACAAATTCACCTTCACTCATCCAACGGCCACGCACATCCTGCAAAACGATAATATAATTGCGACGCATGTAGTAGCGCCAATGATTATCCCAGAATGCACGAAAACTTGTTTCACCATACGGAGCACAGGAGTAAGGCGTACGGTTCATCAAGATCGGGTGTGCCTCACTGCTATTCTTTGGAGTGTACACAGCTGTAAACAGTTTTGTACCGTCCCGCATAGGAATGTAAAGTTCTTTTTTTGTGTAGTTGTCTTTTATCCACGCAGAATCCTGCGGGTTGAGCGTTTGTGCAAATGCGGATTGAAAAACAAAAACCGACAGAAGGATAAAAACCAGTTTTCTCATGCTTTGAAATTTAAGTTTGAAAGGTATTGATTTTGGTTGAAAAGGGTGCCACCGCTCACGGATTCTGTTCAATCGGTTGCACGCATAGTTACAAGGTAGTTGCTGGCTTTATCCAGCGCTTGTTGAAGGAATAGTGGCTCACCGGGAACAGAAAGATTGTTCACTGATTACATTCCATTTTCCCGGG
It encodes the following:
- a CDS encoding CocE/NonD family hydrolase, with translation MRKLVFILLSVFVFQSAFAQTLNPQDSAWIKDNYTKKELYIPMRDGTKLFTAVYTPKNSSEAHPILMNRTPYSCAPYGETSFRAFWDNHWRYYMRRNYIIVLQDVRGRWMSEGEFVDVRPYNPNKKGTEFDEASDTYDAIDWLVKNLPNNNKKVGIFGISYPGFYSTMAALSNHPSLVAVSPQAPVTDWFMGDDFHHNGAFFQMDGFSFYSSFGKPRPKPTTVGSPGFQFPTRDAYKFYLEAGSTKKLAELIGDSIAFWQEMYKHPNLDEWWKARNVRNFVQNVPSHTATLVVGGLFDAEDTYGAWRTYEAIEKKAKNNNRIVMGPWHHGQWSRADGSSLGNVKFGSNTSTYYQNEIELPFFMHHLEGKANIDQLAEATIFFSGENKWRNFSKWPAANVEMKSMYLQENGQLNWNKPTVAKSSTDYVSDPAKPVPYTEDVHFSRTIAYMTDDQRFANRRTDVLSFQTDVLTEDVTLGGTVIADLLASISTTDADFVVKLIDVFPSDFSYPGATAAAGRVGGGSYPMGDYQMLVRGEVMRGRFRNSFEKPEAFTPNKVEKVKFELPDVAHTFKKGHRIMIQIQSSWFPLVDRNPQKFVNIYEADPKDYIKSTIKIWHDAKNASSIILPVLK